Proteins from a genomic interval of Gammaproteobacteria bacterium:
- the pheA gene encoding prephenate dehydratase, giving the protein MTNNALQAIRARIDHLDEQIQILINERAACAQEVAKVKLGGEAADYYRPEREAQVLRNVLARNTGPLSGEEMARLFREIMSACLALEQPMKIAFLGPEGTFTQAAALKHFGHSVRTVSHGAIDEVFRDVEAGASHYGVVPVENSTEGVVNHTLDMFISSPLRVCGEVELRIHHNLLGKMDGINSVGNGVSRLYVHQQALAQCRGWIEEHLAGVEHVTVSSNAEAARRAAQDAGAVAIAGATAAEIYGLNILAANIEDEPDNTTRFLVIGTKSPPPSGNDKTSLLLSARNRPGALHRLLEPLFRHGISMTRIESRPSRRGMWDYVFFIDIEGHSQDPGVAKALQELGDEAAMMKVLGSYPGAVL; this is encoded by the coding sequence ATGACCAACAACGCACTACAAGCTATTCGCGCACGCATTGACCATCTGGATGAGCAAATTCAGATATTGATCAATGAGCGTGCCGCGTGCGCCCAGGAAGTCGCCAAGGTTAAACTGGGTGGCGAGGCCGCTGACTACTACCGCCCTGAGCGCGAGGCGCAGGTGTTGCGTAATGTGTTGGCGCGCAACACCGGCCCGTTGAGCGGCGAGGAAATGGCGCGCTTGTTCCGCGAGATCATGTCAGCTTGCCTGGCCTTGGAACAGCCTATGAAAATAGCCTTTCTCGGCCCGGAAGGCACTTTTACCCAGGCTGCCGCCCTCAAACATTTTGGCCATTCGGTACGTACCGTGTCGCATGGCGCCATTGACGAGGTGTTCCGCGATGTCGAGGCGGGGGCGTCGCATTATGGCGTTGTGCCGGTGGAAAATTCCACGGAGGGCGTGGTCAATCATACCCTCGATATGTTCATCAGCTCACCGCTCAGGGTCTGTGGCGAGGTGGAGCTGCGCATTCATCATAACCTGCTGGGCAAGATGGATGGCATCAATAGCGTTGGCAATGGCGTTAGCCGTTTGTATGTGCATCAGCAGGCCTTGGCCCAGTGTCGCGGATGGATCGAAGAGCATCTTGCCGGCGTGGAGCATGTGACCGTGAGCAGCAATGCGGAGGCCGCGCGCCGCGCCGCCCAGGATGCGGGGGCAGTGGCCATCGCAGGCGCCACGGCGGCGGAGATCTATGGACTCAATATTTTGGCGGCCAATATCGAGGATGAGCCGGACAACACTACGCGCTTTCTGGTGATCGGCACGAAATCGCCGCCGCCCAGCGGTAATGACAAAACGTCATTGCTGCTCTCGGCACGTAATCGTCCAGGGGCTTTACATCGTCTGCTTGAGCCGCTCTTCCGTCATGGCATATCCATGACGCGCATCGAGTCACGCCCGTCCCGGCGCGGCATGTGGGACTATGTGTTTTTTATTGATATCGAAGGCCATAGCCAGGATCCTGGCGTGGCCAAGGCGCTGCAGGAGCTGGGTGATGAGGCGGCAATGATGAAAGTGCTGGGTTCTTATCCA
- a CDS encoding phosphoglycerate dehydrogenase — MFKILTLNNISAAGLERLPRNRYEVASEIQHPDAILLRSFKMHDYPIAPSVKAVGRAGAGVNNIPVDKLSALGIPVFNAPGANANAVAELVLAGMLLAYRNICQAWDFARHVEGDDASIDKQVEAGKKDFVGYELPGRTLGVIGLGAIGVRVANLAIKLGMKVIGFDPAITVQAAWKLSSDVQQAASVDDLLSKVDFVTFHIPLMDATRNMLSAERIKLMKKRAVVLNFSRSGIVDDVALVEAINAGKIYSYVCDFPGNLLKNHPRVITLPHLGASTEEAEDNCAVMVADQVSDFLENGNITNSVNFPEVVMPRTEGYRVGIANANVPNMVGQISTAMAKAGLNIVDLLNKSKGNLAYTLADVETPIPESVIRELAAIEGVLAVRVL; from the coding sequence ATGTTCAAAATACTGACGTTGAACAATATTTCTGCCGCAGGGCTGGAGCGGCTGCCGCGCAACAGGTATGAGGTTGCTTCCGAAATTCAGCACCCCGACGCGATCCTGCTGCGCTCGTTCAAAATGCACGATTACCCGATCGCCCCATCGGTGAAGGCGGTGGGCCGGGCCGGTGCGGGCGTCAACAATATACCCGTGGACAAGTTGAGCGCACTCGGCATTCCGGTGTTCAATGCGCCGGGCGCCAACGCCAATGCGGTGGCGGAATTGGTGCTTGCGGGTATGTTGCTGGCCTACCGCAACATCTGCCAAGCGTGGGATTTCGCGCGCCATGTCGAGGGCGACGACGCCAGTATCGACAAGCAGGTCGAGGCAGGCAAAAAAGATTTCGTCGGTTACGAGCTTCCGGGCCGCACCTTGGGCGTGATCGGCTTGGGTGCTATCGGCGTCCGTGTGGCGAATCTTGCCATCAAGCTGGGCATGAAGGTGATCGGCTTTGACCCGGCGATCACCGTGCAGGCCGCCTGGAAGCTGTCTTCCGACGTGCAACAGGCCGCCAGCGTCGATGATTTGCTGTCCAAGGTTGATTTCGTCACGTTCCACATACCGCTGATGGATGCCACGCGCAACATGCTTAGCGCCGAGCGCATCAAACTCATGAAAAAGAGGGCCGTGGTGCTCAACTTTTCGCGCAGCGGTATCGTTGATGATGTGGCGCTGGTAGAGGCGATCAACGCCGGCAAAATCTATAGCTACGTGTGTGACTTCCCTGGCAATCTGCTCAAAAACCACCCACGCGTGATTACCCTGCCACACCTCGGCGCATCTACCGAGGAGGCGGAAGATAATTGTGCGGTGATGGTGGCGGACCAGGTGAGTGATTTCCTGGAAAACGGCAACATCACCAACTCCGTGAACTTCCCTGAAGTGGTTATGCCGCGTACCGAAGGCTACCGGGTCGGTATCGCCAACGCCAACGTCCCCAACATGGTAGGGCAGATCTCCACCGCCATGGCCAAGGCCGGGTTGAATATTGTCGATCTGCTCAACAAATCCAAAGGCAATCTGGCCTATACTTTGGCCGACGTGGAGACGCCTATCCCCGAATCCGTGATCCGGGAACTCGCCGCCATTGAGGGTGTTCTGGCGGTGCGGGTTTTATAG
- the serC gene encoding 3-phosphoserine/phosphohydroxythreonine transaminase, with product MSRIYNFSAGPAVMPQEVLEKARDEMLDWQGSGMSVMEMSHRGKEFVSIAEQAEADLRELLAVPANYKVLFLQGGASSQFAMVPMNLLRGKTKADYINTGMWSEKAIGEAKRYCEVNVAATSKASNYSTIPAQTQWQLDASSAYVHYTPNETIGGVEFHWVPQVGGDVPLVVDMSSTLLSRPIDVSKFGIIYAGAQKNIGPAGLTVVIVRDDLIGQAMAGTPIMLDYKTHADNGSMYNTPPTYGWYCAGLVFDWIKRGGGLQAMAEVNKRKADKLYAAIDTSPFYANPVDPTCRSWMNVPFTLADANLDKTFLKEAEAVGLVALAGHRSVGGMRASIYNAMPEEGVDALIAFMADFEKRHG from the coding sequence ATGTCACGCATATACAATTTCAGCGCCGGACCGGCGGTGATGCCACAGGAAGTTCTCGAGAAGGCCAGGGACGAGATGCTCGACTGGCAGGGATCGGGCATGTCGGTGATGGAAATGAGCCACCGCGGTAAGGAATTTGTGTCCATTGCAGAGCAGGCCGAGGCTGATCTGCGCGAGCTGCTGGCCGTTCCCGCCAACTACAAGGTGCTGTTTCTGCAAGGTGGGGCGAGCAGTCAGTTTGCGATGGTGCCGATGAACCTTCTGCGCGGCAAAACCAAGGCGGATTATATCAATACCGGCATGTGGTCGGAAAAGGCCATTGGCGAGGCGAAGCGTTACTGTGAAGTGAACGTCGCCGCCACCTCAAAGGCGAGCAACTACTCGACGATCCCTGCGCAAACGCAGTGGCAGCTTGACGCCTCCAGCGCCTATGTTCATTACACGCCGAACGAGACCATCGGCGGTGTGGAATTCCATTGGGTGCCGCAGGTTGGTGGTGACGTGCCGCTGGTGGTAGACATGTCGTCCACGTTACTGTCGCGCCCGATTGATGTCAGCAAGTTCGGCATTATCTACGCCGGGGCGCAAAAGAACATCGGCCCGGCGGGGCTGACGGTGGTGATCGTCCGCGACGACCTGATCGGTCAGGCCATGGCCGGTACACCCATCATGTTGGATTACAAGACGCATGCCGATAACGGCTCGATGTATAACACCCCGCCGACCTACGGCTGGTACTGCGCCGGACTGGTATTCGACTGGATTAAGCGCGGCGGGGGTTTGCAAGCGATGGCCGAAGTCAATAAGCGCAAGGCGGACAAGCTGTATGCCGCTATCGACACATCTCCCTTCTACGCCAACCCGGTGGACCCGACCTGCCGTTCGTGGATGAACGTGCCATTTACCCTGGCCGACGCCAATCTCGACAAAACCTTCCTCAAAGAGGCGGAGGCTGTGGGCCTGGTGGCGCTGGCAGGTCATCGCTCGGTGGGCGGAATGCGCGCCAGTATCTACAATGCCATGCCGGAAGAAGGTGTGGATGCGCTGATTGCCTTCATGGCCGATTTTGAGAAACGCCACGGATAG
- the gyrA gene encoding DNA gyrase subunit A, translating to MNQFAKEVLPVNIEEEMKQSYMEYAMSVIVGRALPDVRDGLKPVHRRVLFAMRELGNDWNKSYKKSARVVGDVIGKYHPHGDTAVYDTIVRMAQPFSLRYMLVDGQGNFGSVDGDAPAAMRYTEVRMSRIAHELLADIDKETVDFVPNYDESEREPRVFPARIPNLLINGSAGIAVGLATNIPPHNLTEVVNACIALIDDSSIDIAGLMEYIPGPDFPTAAFINGARGIVDAYHTGRGRIYVRARSHVETDDKSGKHSIIVTELPYQVNKAMLLEKIADLVKEKKLEGITELRDESDKDGMRMVIELRRGEVAEVVLNNLWQQTQMQNVYGINMVALIDGQPRLLNLKQILEAFIRHRREVVTRRTLFELRKARERAHILEGLAVALANIDEIIALIKAAPSPAEARLGLMQRIWAPGLVTEMLSRSGAAVSRPEGLAPEFGMDVAGYRLSEVQAQAILDLRLHRLTGLEQDKIVGEYKEILIKINDLLDILGSPERLMQVIRDELLAIREQYGDARRTEIITTHQDLSLEDLITEEDVVVTLSHAGYAKSQPLSMYRAQKRGGKGKTATSMKEEDVIDKLFVASTHDTILCFSSRGKVYWMKVYELPQASRIARGKPMVNLLPLEEGERINAILPVREYEKDKYVFMATSSGTVKKTPLEDFSRPRTSGIIALELFGDDRLVGVDITDGTKDVMLFASSGKAVRFSEDNVRPMGRTARGVRGITLAPGHQVISLIISGGEGDVLTATERGYGKRTPISDYPVHGRGGQGVNSIQSSERNGAVIGAALVGNEDEVMLISDGGTLVRTRVSEVSVLGRNTQGVKLISLGKGEKLVVVERVESLADEGGEAGDQAEQSPEVEDQGSE from the coding sequence ATGAATCAATTCGCCAAAGAAGTTCTCCCCGTCAATATTGAAGAGGAGATGAAGCAGTCGTACATGGAATATGCCATGAGCGTTATCGTTGGGCGCGCGTTGCCCGATGTTCGCGATGGCCTCAAACCGGTGCACCGGCGCGTTCTGTTTGCCATGCGTGAGCTGGGTAACGACTGGAACAAATCCTACAAGAAATCGGCCCGTGTAGTGGGTGATGTCATCGGTAAATACCATCCGCACGGTGATACTGCGGTATATGACACTATCGTGCGCATGGCCCAGCCATTTTCGCTGCGTTACATGCTGGTCGATGGGCAGGGCAATTTCGGCTCGGTAGATGGCGACGCCCCGGCGGCGATGCGGTACACCGAGGTGCGCATGTCGCGCATTGCGCATGAGCTGCTCGCCGATATCGACAAAGAAACCGTCGATTTCGTCCCCAATTATGACGAATCCGAACGCGAACCCAGGGTCTTCCCCGCTCGTATCCCCAACCTGCTTATCAATGGTTCGGCGGGTATCGCGGTGGGTCTGGCGACCAACATCCCGCCGCACAATCTGACTGAGGTCGTCAACGCCTGTATTGCGCTGATTGACGACTCCAGTATCGATATCGCTGGATTGATGGAATATATCCCCGGGCCGGATTTTCCCACAGCCGCCTTTATTAACGGCGCGCGCGGCATTGTCGACGCCTACCACACCGGGCGCGGGCGCATTTATGTGCGGGCACGCAGCCATGTTGAGACTGACGACAAGAGCGGCAAGCACAGCATTATCGTCACCGAGCTGCCCTATCAGGTGAACAAGGCGATGCTGCTGGAGAAAATCGCCGATCTCGTGAAAGAGAAAAAGCTTGAGGGCATCACCGAGTTGCGCGATGAGTCCGACAAGGATGGCATGCGCATGGTGATCGAGCTGCGCCGTGGCGAAGTGGCCGAGGTGGTGCTCAATAATCTGTGGCAGCAGACCCAGATGCAAAATGTCTACGGCATCAACATGGTGGCCCTGATAGATGGGCAGCCACGCCTGCTGAACCTGAAGCAGATCCTTGAGGCCTTCATCCGCCACCGACGCGAAGTGGTGACGCGCCGTACCCTGTTTGAGTTGCGCAAGGCGCGAGAGCGCGCGCATATCCTGGAAGGGCTGGCGGTTGCGCTGGCCAATATCGACGAGATCATTGCGCTAATCAAGGCTGCACCCAGCCCCGCCGAGGCCAGGCTTGGCCTGATGCAGCGCATTTGGGCGCCGGGACTGGTGACGGAGATGCTGTCGCGCTCCGGGGCTGCCGTGTCTCGCCCCGAGGGTCTGGCGCCGGAGTTTGGCATGGATGTGGCGGGTTATCGTCTGTCCGAGGTTCAGGCCCAGGCGATCCTAGATCTGCGTCTGCACCGCCTGACCGGACTGGAGCAGGACAAGATAGTGGGTGAGTATAAAGAAATACTCATCAAAATTAATGACCTGCTTGATATTTTGGGCAGCCCCGAGCGCCTGATGCAGGTGATCCGTGACGAGTTGCTCGCCATCCGCGAGCAATACGGCGATGCGCGTCGTACCGAAATCATCACCACTCACCAGGATCTCAGCCTGGAAGACCTGATCACCGAGGAAGACGTGGTGGTTACGCTTTCTCATGCCGGTTACGCCAAGTCCCAGCCGCTCTCGATGTACCGCGCGCAAAAGCGTGGCGGCAAAGGCAAGACGGCCACCAGCATGAAGGAAGAGGATGTTATCGACAAGCTGTTCGTTGCCAGCACGCATGACACCATTCTATGTTTCTCCAGCCGTGGCAAGGTCTACTGGATGAAAGTCTACGAGCTTCCCCAGGCCAGCCGTATCGCGCGCGGCAAGCCGATGGTCAACCTGCTGCCGCTGGAAGAAGGCGAGCGCATCAACGCCATCCTGCCGGTGCGCGAGTATGAGAAAGACAAGTATGTGTTCATGGCAACCAGCAGTGGCACCGTGAAAAAGACCCCGCTTGAGGATTTCTCACGTCCGCGCACCAGCGGCATTATCGCCCTGGAGTTGTTTGGCGATGACCGCCTGGTCGGCGTGGATATCACGGACGGCACGAAGGACGTGATGTTGTTCGCCAGCAGCGGCAAGGCAGTGCGCTTCAGCGAAGACAATGTGCGCCCGATGGGCCGCACCGCGCGCGGTGTGCGCGGCATCACCCTGGCGCCGGGCCACCAGGTGATTTCGCTGATTATTTCCGGCGGAGAGGGGGATGTGCTCACCGCCACCGAAAGGGGCTACGGCAAGCGCACGCCGATCAGCGATTACCCTGTGCATGGCCGCGGTGGCCAGGGTGTAAATTCGATCCAAAGCAGCGAGCGTAACGGCGCCGTGATCGGCGCGGCGCTTGTTGGCAATGAGGATGAAGTCATGCTGATCAGCGACGGCGGCACGCTGGTGCGTACCCGCGTGAGCGAAGTGTCGGTGCTGGGACGCAATACCCAGGGCGTCAAGTTGATCAGCCTTGGCAAGGGCGAGAAGCTGGTTGTCGTTGAGAGGGTTGAAAGCCTTGCGGATGAAGGAGGCGAGGCCGGGGATCAGGCGGAGCAGTCGCCAGAGGTCGAGGACCAGGGGTCGGAATAA
- a CDS encoding glycosyltransferase family 4 protein, which produces MKIHFIFPLARSNWPLVQLLQKAIPEASFDCGGLSGLRYQNRIQLALKLPRLIWFAFRSGRRIARWDVQPDLVCVSSDMELIGLVIARLISRKRFPIALMGFIYTTRESAIISAIRWRYFRAVLSQALGVICFSKFEQQYYSELFGLERTTFISTLFGGVFNKPDDLEPSNSGYVLSAGRSGRDYKRLCEAVSQLPIQAHIICDSAFALQEVKHPANVTILRQCYGRDYIKQLAGADIVVLPLKNEKTSSGQMVLLDAMALGKPVIITKTATTVEYGEHMNTLYFIEPDSADELRSAINFLMADPSLRSSIGNAARAHYEAHHSIQPFVGGLVGAIEQIVSKHQGAAPGLGSSRSS; this is translated from the coding sequence ATGAAGATTCATTTTATATTTCCCTTGGCGAGATCCAACTGGCCTCTTGTTCAGTTATTGCAAAAGGCGATTCCCGAGGCTTCATTTGATTGTGGCGGTTTGTCTGGGCTTCGCTATCAAAACCGCATTCAGTTGGCTCTTAAGCTGCCCAGATTAATATGGTTTGCATTCCGGAGCGGACGAAGGATTGCTCGGTGGGATGTGCAGCCTGATCTTGTTTGTGTCAGTTCCGATATGGAGCTGATCGGACTTGTAATAGCCCGGCTCATATCCCGAAAACGGTTTCCCATAGCCTTAATGGGATTTATATACACCACACGTGAATCAGCCATCATAAGCGCAATACGATGGCGTTACTTTAGGGCTGTGTTATCGCAAGCCTTGGGGGTGATATGCTTTTCGAAATTCGAGCAGCAGTACTATTCTGAGCTTTTTGGTTTAGAGCGCACCACGTTTATCTCAACCCTGTTTGGTGGCGTCTTTAACAAGCCGGACGACCTGGAGCCAAGCAATTCCGGGTACGTGCTGTCAGCTGGCCGCTCGGGGAGGGATTACAAGCGGCTTTGTGAGGCAGTCTCGCAGCTTCCAATACAAGCACATATCATTTGCGACTCCGCCTTCGCACTTCAGGAGGTGAAGCATCCTGCAAATGTAACGATACTCCGGCAATGCTATGGCCGTGACTACATTAAACAACTCGCTGGCGCGGATATTGTGGTGCTGCCACTTAAAAATGAAAAGACATCTTCCGGCCAGATGGTGCTTCTCGATGCGATGGCGTTAGGCAAGCCAGTAATTATTACGAAAACAGCCACAACTGTGGAGTATGGTGAGCATATGAATACCCTGTACTTCATAGAGCCTGATTCAGCTGATGAATTACGTTCCGCTATTAATTTCCTTATGGCGGATCCAAGTCTGCGATCAAGCATCGGGAATGCGGCCAGAGCACATTATGAAGCGCACCATTCGATTCAGCCTTTTGTTGGCGGTTTGGTTGGCGCAATCGAGCAGATTGTGAGCAAACATCAAGGAGCGGCCCCGGGGCTTGGGTCATCCCGTAGCTCGTAG
- a CDS encoding phosphatidylglycerophosphatase A, with amino-acid sequence MSAVKKPHVPASIWSNPIHFAAFGFGAGAIKVAPGTFGTLVGIPFYLLLQHLPLTGYLAVTAALFALGIWLCHVTTHDLGVHDHPGIVWDEIVGYLVTMAAAPPGWLWVLIGFGLFRLFDIWKPWPIHLLDRHVSGGIGVMIDDVVAGVYAWVVMYGVVVVVGV; translated from the coding sequence TTGAGTGCCGTGAAAAAACCTCATGTCCCCGCCAGCATTTGGTCGAACCCCATCCATTTCGCCGCCTTCGGATTCGGCGCGGGCGCGATAAAAGTTGCCCCCGGCACCTTCGGCACGCTGGTTGGCATCCCCTTTTATCTGTTGTTGCAACACCTGCCGCTCACCGGATATCTTGCCGTCACCGCCGCATTGTTCGCGCTAGGCATCTGGCTATGCCATGTCACCACGCATGACCTCGGCGTGCATGACCACCCCGGCATCGTGTGGGATGAAATCGTAGGCTACCTCGTCACCATGGCCGCCGCCCCGCCGGGGTGGCTATGGGTGCTGATAGGATTTGGCCTGTTCCGCCTGTTCGACATCTGGAAACCTTGGCCGATTCATCTGCTTGACCGTCACGTCAGTGGCGGGATAGGGGTTATGATTGATGATGTCGTGGCGGGGGTGTATGCGTGGGTGGTGATGTATGGGGTTGTGGTGGTTGTTGGTGTGTAA
- the thiL gene encoding thiamine-phosphate kinase, protein MPLSEFDLINRYFAHHGATRSDVVLGISDDGAVLRVPPGSDLVVAMDTMVSGVHFFPDADPAALGYKALAVNLSDMAAMGAEPAWATLALTLPQPDEAWLAAFSAGLLALAGQYGVQLVGGDTCRGPLTLTVQMHGFVPEGMALRRAGARPGDVIYVTGTLGDAALALRVRSGSAEELSHAHAAFLAERLERPTPRIQAGMALRGIASAAIDISDGLAADLGHILNASGVGATVKVEHMPVSTAFTVMAKHKERWNLPLSGGDDYELCFTVPPEKQAEAEQRLARFPGGCTRIGVIESPHGLRNLLNGEVFEPTASGYQHFSA, encoded by the coding sequence ATGCCGCTATCAGAGTTCGATCTTATCAATCGCTACTTTGCCCATCATGGTGCTACGCGCTCAGATGTGGTGCTCGGCATCAGCGATGACGGCGCGGTGCTGCGTGTGCCGCCCGGCAGTGATCTGGTGGTGGCGATGGATACCATGGTCTCCGGTGTGCATTTCTTCCCCGATGCCGATCCTGCTGCGCTTGGTTACAAGGCGCTGGCCGTCAACCTCAGCGATATGGCCGCGATGGGCGCCGAACCCGCGTGGGCTACCCTTGCGCTCACCCTGCCGCAGCCCGACGAGGCCTGGCTGGCCGCCTTCAGCGCGGGTCTGCTTGCTCTGGCCGGGCAATACGGTGTGCAACTGGTCGGCGGCGACACCTGCCGTGGGCCGCTCACCCTGACCGTGCAGATGCACGGTTTTGTGCCGGAAGGCATGGCGCTGCGCCGTGCAGGTGCGCGCCCTGGCGATGTGATTTATGTCACCGGCACACTGGGTGATGCCGCCTTGGCCTTGCGTGTCCGGAGCGGCAGCGCGGAAGAGTTGTCGCACGCCCATGCCGCCTTTCTTGCCGAGCGGCTGGAGCGCCCCACGCCGCGTATCCAGGCAGGGATGGCCTTGCGCGGCATTGCATCTGCGGCTATCGACATATCCGACGGTCTGGCCGCCGATCTCGGCCACATCCTCAATGCCAGCGGCGTTGGCGCGACGGTGAAAGTCGAGCATATGCCGGTGTCCACCGCCTTCACCGTAATGGCAAAGCACAAAGAGCGGTGGAATTTGCCGCTCTCCGGCGGCGATGATTATGAGTTATGCTTTACTGTTCCCCCCGAAAAGCAGGCGGAGGCCGAACAGCGTCTCGCCCGTTTTCCCGGCGGCTGCACACGCATCGGCGTGATCGAAAGCCCGCACGGTCTGCGTAATCTGCTCAACGGTGAGGTCTTTGAGCCCACTGCCAGCGGCTACCAGCATTTTAGTGCTTGA
- the nusB gene encoding transcription antitermination factor NusB — protein MTQPIEEKKNASARRGPSRLHPGHARSLARHRAVQALYQWQVTGQNVSDIDSQFVTEHDMKKADVAYFQELLHQVPAHLDELDAQFASLLDRPIPELDPVERAILRIGVYELKFRLEIPYRVIINESVDLAKVFGADQSHKYVNGILDKVARKLRATEMQMRAGPKGG, from the coding sequence ATGACGCAGCCCATAGAAGAAAAAAAGAATGCGTCCGCACGGCGCGGGCCAAGCAGATTGCACCCTGGCCACGCCCGTAGCCTGGCGCGTCACCGCGCCGTACAGGCCCTCTATCAATGGCAGGTGACCGGCCAGAATGTCAGCGACATCGACAGCCAGTTTGTTACCGAGCATGACATGAAAAAGGCCGATGTGGCCTATTTTCAGGAGTTGCTGCATCAAGTGCCCGCGCACCTGGACGAGCTGGATGCGCAATTCGCCTCCCTGCTCGACCGCCCCATTCCGGAACTCGATCCCGTGGAGCGCGCCATTCTGCGCATCGGCGTCTACGAGCTTAAATTCCGTCTTGAGATACCGTATCGGGTGATCATCAACGAAAGCGTGGATCTGGCCAAGGTATTCGGCGCCGATCAGAGCCACAAATATGTCAACGGTATACTTGATAAGGTCGCGCGCAAACTGCGCGCAACTGAAATGCAGATGAGGGCAGGGCCGAAAGGCGGATAG
- the ribE gene encoding 6,7-dimethyl-8-ribityllumazine synthase, giving the protein MKNIKTIEGDFTVRGARFAIVAGRFNSFIVEHLVNGAVDALLRHGATEQDIDVVYAPGAYELPLVAQRIAAGKRYNAIIAVGAVIRGSTPHFDYVAGECSKGLAGVAMQHNLPVAFGVLTVDTIEQAIERAGTKAGNKGVDAAMTAIEMINLLQQIDKS; this is encoded by the coding sequence ATGAAAAACATCAAAACCATCGAAGGCGATTTCACTGTGCGTGGCGCGCGCTTTGCGATTGTTGCCGGGCGCTTCAACAGCTTTATTGTCGAGCACCTTGTCAATGGCGCGGTGGATGCCCTGTTGCGCCATGGCGCCACGGAGCAGGATATCGACGTGGTGTATGCGCCAGGTGCGTATGAACTGCCGCTGGTGGCGCAACGCATCGCCGCAGGCAAGCGTTACAACGCCATCATTGCCGTGGGTGCGGTGATCCGCGGCAGCACGCCACACTTCGATTATGTCGCCGGTGAATGCAGCAAGGGGTTGGCGGGCGTCGCCATGCAGCATAACCTACCGGTGGCCTTCGGCGTGCTGACTGTTGACACCATCGAGCAGGCCATTGAGCGTGCCGGCACCAAGGCAGGAAACAAGGGTGTGGACGCGGCAATGACCGCCATCGAGATGATCAATCTGTTGCAGCAGATCGATAAATCATGA
- the ribBA gene encoding bifunctional 3,4-dihydroxy-2-butanone-4-phosphate synthase/GTP cyclohydrolase II codes for MSVSTTQEIIEDIRQGRMVIIMDDEDRENEGDLVMAASCVRAEDINFMARYGRGLICLTLTRERCEQLRLPLMVSDTNDKHMTNFTVSIEAAEGVTTGISAADRAVTVRAAVAPDAKPSDIVQPGHIFPIMAQRGGVLTRAGHTEAGCDLARMAGLEPACVIVEILNEDGTMARRPELEKFALEHKLKIGTIADLIHYRLENEKTVARVAECNLPTEYGMFRLLAYQDAIDQELHLALVLGEVRAEQPTLVRVHMQDTLCDVFDTRRDDCGWPLRDALRRIAQEGAGVAVMLRKPEKGADLVRRIRDYQLKDKGIHLPKPAAGIDLRTYGVGAQILADIGVGKMRILGAPKKVHGLAGFGLEVIEYVQ; via the coding sequence ATGTCCGTAAGCACCACCCAAGAGATTATCGAAGACATCCGCCAAGGCAGGATGGTCATCATTATGGACGATGAGGATCGCGAGAACGAAGGCGATCTGGTAATGGCCGCGTCGTGCGTGCGCGCCGAGGATATCAATTTCATGGCGCGTTACGGGCGCGGCTTGATCTGTCTTACGCTGACGCGTGAGCGCTGCGAACAGTTGCGCTTGCCGCTGATGGTAAGCGATACCAACGACAAGCATATGACCAATTTCACCGTGTCCATCGAAGCCGCCGAGGGTGTGACGACGGGCATCTCCGCTGCCGACCGCGCCGTCACGGTGCGCGCCGCGGTGGCGCCGGATGCCAAGCCGTCGGACATTGTGCAGCCGGGGCATATCTTTCCAATCATGGCGCAACGCGGCGGCGTGCTGACGCGTGCCGGGCATACCGAGGCAGGTTGCGATCTGGCACGGATGGCGGGGCTGGAGCCGGCCTGCGTGATTGTCGAGATTCTCAACGAAGACGGCACCATGGCGCGCCGCCCCGAGCTGGAGAAGTTTGCGCTGGAGCATAAATTGAAGATCGGCACGATTGCCGATCTGATCCACTACCGGCTGGAAAATGAAAAGACCGTGGCGCGCGTCGCCGAGTGCAATCTGCCGACTGAGTATGGCATGTTCCGTCTCCTGGCCTATCAGGATGCCATAGACCAGGAGTTACATTTGGCGCTGGTGCTGGGCGAGGTGCGCGCGGAACAGCCCACGCTGGTGCGCGTGCATATGCAGGATACACTGTGCGATGTGTTTGATACGCGGCGCGATGATTGCGGCTGGCCGCTGCGCGATGCCTTGCGGCGTATAGCGCAAGAAGGCGCCGGCGTGGCAGTGATGTTGCGCAAACCGGAAAAGGGCGCTGACCTGGTGCGGCGCATCAGGGATTATCAGCTCAAAGATAAGGGTATACACTTGCCGAAACCGGCAGCGGGGATTGATTTGCGCACCTATGGCGTGGGCGCGCAGATTCTTGCCGATATAGGCGTGGGCAAGATGCGGATATTAGGCGCGCCCAAGAAGGTGCATGGGCTGGCAGGATTCGGCCTGGAAGTGATCGAGTATGTGCAATAG